A stretch of DNA from Ovis aries strain OAR_USU_Benz2616 breed Rambouillet chromosome 14, ARS-UI_Ramb_v3.0, whole genome shotgun sequence:
CTTGGGCATTGGGGTAAACGAGGGGACATTTGAGTCTTGAAGATGGGTCCACCACTTGGAGGGAGAAAAGGGATTCCAGGCCCAGGGAACAGTGTCTACAAAGTTTGGGAAGTGCCGGTACTGAATGGTTGAGGAAAGTGGGGGAAAGCCTCCTATCTAGGGGCTTTAAGTGAACAGATAGTCTGGATTCTCTCTGGTGGTCCCACGAGGGTTGAGGGACAGGTAGTCATGGTTGGCATTCTGCTTGGCCAGACCCCTCGTAATTCAGGCTGGAGCTAGCCACTTGGTCTGTCTGAGCCTgtgtcctcctctgtaaaatgggcacaataatcCTACCCTAGAGAGTTGTCCAAGTCACTGTTCTGTAGGGTGATGGGACAGGAGTGAGAGGTGCTGGGAGAGACTGTTACAGGAGATGAGGGGTGGAGGGAGATGCCGATTCTCACTGAGATGTCAGTGGAGGAGCAGCATTTGTCACAGATGGGACATGAAGGGAAAGGGAAGGGCGAAGGGTCTCTGCTCATAGCCTGAGGGAAGGGCTGACACCTCAGTAGGGCTAGGAGGGGTGCAATGACCAGGGAGGCATAGCATGACAGCAGGCAGTGAGAGAGATGGGGGTTAAGACTGAGTCCTCTCTCCCAGACGTAGAGCCAGGTAAGGAGGTGAAGGAGGCACCCCAAAGAGAGGATGAAACCCTTGGACAAAGCCAAAGCCAAGGGAGATGGACTGAGAACGGGAGTGGCCCAGGGCCTGACCTAATTGCCCCTTAATGCCAGGGACCTTGCTGCCTGGGTCAGGTGACCCAAGAGGAGATGAGCCATCGTCCTTGGCTGTTGATAAGTGAACAAAGCAGATTAATTTCTGCCCAAGGCCTGCTGTTGGGGTGGTGACAGCCTCTCAAAATGGGAGGATCCACTGaggaaaacagtgaaagtttGACAATTGCTGGTAGCTTTTATGAGTTGGGTCCTGGATACTTCAAGATGATGGCTGTGAATCATTCTCAGGGCAGCAGGGAGACAGTTTGGTCTCAGGTATGTCAGAAGATCTTGGTCAGAGCTAATACTCAGGAGGACTCAGGTATCTCTACTCAGGTATTAGGGAACCAGGAGAGTCTAGGAAACCACACTGGGGTTCCAACACGTGGTGGTATCGGTGAGGGGGTGCAGAGGCAGGGGCCTGTCCTGGAAGGATGGACCTCAGAGTCAGGATAAGTGTCTGGACTTCCTCTGGCAGGTGAGAGGAGCGGGAAGACTCTCAGCACTTTGGGATCTGGGAGGGGAGAGATGGAGCTTTGCAGGGTCTAGGCTGGAAGTGAAAGACTAGACTCTGGTGAAGTTGACAGAAGTATTCGGCAGATAGACTGGAAAGGAACTTGATTGCAAGCTGGGTGTGGGTTATCAGGACCAGCTGTAAGTTGGGGAAGCAGGTTGGGAAAGAAGTTAGGTTGGATAAACTAGGTCCGAATCTCTCGCGGTATCTACAGGTGGCAGGGGCTCAGGAGGAAGGACCTGCTTGGGGAGAGCAGTCAGAGTAGATGAGGGTCCTGGGATAGCTAGGGGAGGAGAGGAGTGCCACAGTTAACATTTAGGGGCCAAAGGTGAAGCCAGAGggagaaataagacagaaaaggtCAGGGAGGCAGGAGCGGTGCTGCGCTGCGGGCCTGACAAACCGCAGAGATCCAGGTGAACTTAGACCCCAGCCACGGATGTTCACTGGGGCCCCGGGAGAGAGGTCAAAAGCAGGGGAGCTCCGGCCCCCACTACCTCTCGGCCCCCCACCTCCCATGCAGCCCCTACCATGGGCAACACCCAGGAGAGGCCATCAGAGACGATCGACCGCGAGCGGAAACGCCTGGTAGAGACGCTGCAGGCGGACTCGGGGCTGCTGCTGGATGCGCTGCTGGCACGGGGCGTGCTCACCGGGCCCGAGTACGAGGCTCTAGACGCGCTGCCTGACGCCGAACGCAGGGTGCGCCGCCTGTTGCTGTTGGTGCAGAGCAAGGGCGAGGCTGCCTGCCAGGAGCTGCTGAGCTGCGCCCAGCGAACTGTGCGGGCGCCCGATCCCGCCTGGGACTGGCAGCACGTGGGGACCGGTGAGAGCGCGCGGGGGAGGCGGAGCCTAGGTCAGAGGAGGGGGCGTGGCATGAGGGCATCGATCTGTGGTCTTCCCCAAAGACTCGCACGTGTGCAGAGGAAACCACCGAGGATAAACTGAGCCTGAGACACTCCCACCTCTGCCGTAGGCTACCGGGAACGAAGCTATGACCCTCCATGCCCAGGCCA
This window harbors:
- the NOL3 gene encoding nucleolar protein 3, with translation MGNTQERPSETIDRERKRLVETLQADSGLLLDALLARGVLTGPEYEALDALPDAERRVRRLLLLVQSKGEAACQELLSCAQRTVRAPDPAWDWQHVGTGYRERSYDPPCPGHWTPGAADSGTTCPWLPRAPESDEARGPEDSEAAQSGTLEEAEPELEAETSEGAEPELDPQMDPEPEPEAEPEPEAEPEPEPDFEAEDEPEDS